In Candidatus Zixiibacteriota bacterium, a single window of DNA contains:
- a CDS encoding PorV/PorQ family protein, translating to MMKIFFYSLLCLLIILFFGQNSDAAAGLKMLTVEPGARPVGMGGAFSSIPGDPYSAAFNPAARWGVKGLAGSFGYDSYWENTRMETGYISFEKRAVAISAGIHFAAVDNLEGRLGPTSDFITFDAHDVMFKLGAAFELEKNYIFGFSLGMMYEEIDTDDDAAFNFDLGLLMQPEEGLNIGLAVLNFGSTMQLRDEAFDLPTTYRAGISYLFRGLTGAVDIVNVDDDTHLHLGGEYNFANNFYIRAGYRTGYDTKNFSGGFGFARRNLRIDYAFLPYKEGLSDAHLFNLTFQI from the coding sequence ATGATGAAGATATTTTTTTATTCTCTGTTGTGCCTGCTCATAATTTTGTTTTTCGGTCAAAACTCGGACGCCGCGGCCGGCCTTAAAATGCTGACGGTGGAACCGGGGGCCCGGCCGGTAGGAATGGGCGGGGCTTTTTCCTCGATTCCCGGTGATCCCTATTCGGCCGCCTTCAATCCGGCCGCGCGCTGGGGAGTCAAGGGTCTGGCCGGTTCCTTCGGCTATGACTCATACTGGGAAAACACCCGGATGGAAACGGGATATATCAGTTTTGAAAAGAGAGCCGTGGCTATTTCGGCAGGAATCCATTTTGCCGCGGTTGACAATCTTGAAGGGCGTCTGGGTCCGACCTCGGATTTTATTACCTTCGATGCTCACGATGTCATGTTCAAGCTGGGCGCCGCCTTCGAGTTGGAAAAGAATTATATCTTCGGGTTTTCGCTGGGAATGATGTATGAAGAAATCGATACCGATGATGATGCCGCTTTTAATTTCGATCTCGGGTTGTTGATGCAGCCGGAGGAGGGATTGAATATCGGACTGGCGGTTCTGAACTTTGGATCAACCATGCAGCTGCGCGATGAGGCCTTTGATCTTCCGACCACTTATCGGGCGGGAATTTCGTATTTATTTCGCGGATTGACCGGGGCGGTGGATATTGTCAATGTTGATGACGATACCCACCTTCACCTGGGGGGGGAATACAATTTCGCGAATAATTTTTATATCCGGGCCGGGTATCGGACCGGGTATGACACGAAGAATTTCTCGGGCGGATTCGGCTTTGCCCGGCGTAATCTTCGAATTGATTATGCCTTCTTGCCATACAAAGAGGGACTTTCTGATGCGCATTTGTTCAACCTGACTTTTCAGATATAG
- the ligA gene encoding NAD-dependent DNA ligase LigA: MSLPEKIKKEYESLKEQIEYHNRLYYVYDRPEITDAEYDRLFDRLLKIEMDYPHIVIPDSPSQRVGGESLPQFETVTHRVRLLSLQKVTSAEEFKEFDRRVKNGLGVEHDIEYFVEPKLDGLAVELVYENGLLTVGSTRGDGTRGEDVTRNLKTIRSIPLRLSDKASMDCPLLEVRGEVIILKSAFAKLNERIVTDGLAPFANPRNAAAGSIRQLNSKVTASRPLIFYAYNISATDLPGLGDQETVMKFLGREGFRINEYCNKLSGIQAIAGEFERLEKIRPELDYEIDGMVVKVNKFEEQSVLGEISRAPRWAIAWKFAAEEAETVIKDIQFSVGRTGIITPVAKLEPVRVAGVTVSNASLHNEDEINKLDLRIGDTVIIKRAGDVIPDVVRVIEDRRDGKQRRIVMPDKCPSCGMPVYRPEGEAAYRCFNAACPAQVIERIFHFASKDAMDIEGLGGKLATQLVERGLVRNPSDIYYLDKERLLTLDLMADKRAENLLRAIEQSKSRELPNVIVALGIFGVGETAAQLLARTFGSLNRITALTYEDLVAVDGIGPIIARSIVDYFSNPGNREMIKKMRNAGVMFPDFLTEKKETPLSGKTFVITGTLSKPRGHFKKMIEDAGGKVSGSVSAKTDYLLAGEDVGSKYEKAQKLGVKIIEEKEFLAML; this comes from the coding sequence ATGTCTCTTCCGGAAAAGATAAAAAAGGAATATGAATCTCTTAAAGAGCAGATTGAGTACCATAATCGGCTGTACTATGTTTATGATCGGCCGGAAATAACCGATGCCGAATATGATCGCCTGTTCGATCGCCTCCTGAAAATCGAAATGGACTATCCTCATATCGTCATCCCGGATTCACCCTCACAGCGGGTCGGCGGGGAATCGTTGCCCCAGTTTGAAACCGTTACCCACCGGGTCCGTCTGCTCTCGCTTCAAAAGGTGACTTCCGCCGAAGAATTCAAAGAATTCGACCGGCGGGTTAAAAACGGCCTTGGTGTGGAACACGACATCGAATATTTTGTCGAACCAAAACTGGATGGCCTGGCGGTGGAACTGGTTTATGAAAACGGGCTTCTGACGGTCGGTTCAACCCGGGGCGATGGGACCCGTGGCGAAGATGTCACCCGCAACTTGAAAACCATTCGCTCCATCCCCCTTCGGCTATCCGACAAGGCAAGTATGGACTGCCCCCTGCTGGAAGTTCGGGGCGAGGTTATTATTCTTAAATCGGCGTTCGCGAAGTTGAATGAGCGGATAGTGACCGATGGCTTAGCGCCTTTTGCCAATCCCCGCAATGCCGCCGCTGGATCAATCCGGCAGTTGAACTCTAAGGTAACTGCGTCAAGACCATTGATATTCTACGCCTACAATATATCGGCCACCGATCTGCCCGGACTTGGGGATCAGGAAACAGTCATGAAATTTCTGGGCCGGGAAGGATTTCGAATTAATGAGTATTGTAACAAACTGAGTGGTATTCAAGCCATTGCCGGGGAATTCGAGAGACTGGAAAAAATCAGGCCGGAACTGGACTATGAAATCGATGGTATGGTGGTTAAAGTCAATAAATTCGAGGAACAGTCGGTACTGGGCGAAATTTCGCGCGCGCCCCGCTGGGCCATCGCCTGGAAATTCGCCGCCGAGGAAGCGGAAACAGTGATTAAGGATATTCAGTTTTCGGTCGGCCGAACCGGGATAATCACCCCGGTCGCCAAACTGGAACCGGTCCGGGTAGCAGGTGTTACTGTATCCAATGCTTCCCTGCACAATGAGGATGAAATCAATAAACTCGATCTCCGAATCGGCGACACCGTCATTATAAAAAGGGCCGGCGATGTTATCCCGGATGTTGTCCGCGTAATCGAGGACCGTCGCGATGGTAAGCAAAGAAGAATTGTTATGCCCGATAAATGTCCGTCATGTGGGATGCCCGTTTACCGTCCCGAGGGCGAGGCGGCTTATCGGTGTTTCAATGCCGCCTGTCCGGCCCAGGTAATCGAGCGGATTTTTCATTTTGCCTCCAAAGATGCCATGGATATCGAAGGTCTGGGCGGCAAACTGGCAACCCAGCTGGTGGAACGCGGCCTGGTTCGGAACCCGTCCGATATCTACTACCTGGATAAAGAAAGACTCCTTACCCTCGATTTAATGGCCGACAAACGGGCGGAAAATCTTCTCCGTGCCATCGAGCAGTCAAAAAGCCGGGAGTTGCCCAATGTTATTGTCGCCCTCGGGATTTTTGGCGTTGGCGAGACCGCCGCACAACTTCTGGCCCGAACTTTCGGCAGTCTCAATCGAATAACCGCTCTTACCTATGAAGATTTGGTTGCCGTTGATGGTATCGGGCCGATCATTGCCCGATCGATCGTCGATTATTTTTCCAATCCCGGAAATCGCGAAATGATAAAAAAGATGAGAAACGCCGGGGTCATGTTTCCCGATTTTCTGACGGAAAAAAAGGAAACACCCCTCTCCGGTAAAACCTTTGTTATTACCGGAACTCTATCGAAGCCTCGGGGGCATTTCAAAAAAATGATCGAGGATGCTGGAGGTAAAGTATCCGGATCGGTTTCGGCGAAAACCGATTATCTTCTGGCTGGCGAGGATGTCGGAAGCAAATATGAAAAGGCTCAAAAGCTCGGAGTCAAAATAATCGAAGAAAAAGAATTCCTGGCGATGCTTTAG
- a CDS encoding Cache 3/Cache 2 fusion domain-containing protein: MNLRSMQSKIIMLCLAGVVFTSLIIIGVTFIKKETVQGEVETVQNDMETVVIDIAKGEAGKITKDVYQMCVVMQQMLEKKVESDLNVARKVLNETGETSFAEESVEWEAINQYSKASSRVKLPKMYAGKTWLGQNTEVSRSSPVVDEVKNLVGGTCTIFQRMNDNGDMLRVCTNVEKLDGTRAIGTYIPAVNPDGTANPVISAVMRGNTFTGRAFVVNAWYITSYEPIKDDNGRVVGVLYVGIKQENVESLRNGIMAINVGKSGYVYVLGGSGDIKGHYIISKGGQRDGENIWEAKDSDGRYFIQDIVSKGLQTENGSVAYVTYPWKNTGDDKARNKIAAVTYFKPWDWVIGAGTYEDDYKDVQELVRQSNGKITAAINGMVILAAIVAMVLVIIFGLLSFYFGHKMAGPLNQAISNLTSGASEVTSASQQISQSSEILAEGASEQSAGIEETSASLKSLESHAKDGAAKTQQAAANAGEARESASQAGEAMQQTVSVMSDIKSSSDQISGIIKTIEEIAFQTNLLALNAAVEAARAGEHGKGFAVVAEEVRNLAQRAATAARDTSDLILGSTQKANAGVEVVNRAARALTEIEKQIESVTRISGEVQQSSEDQSVGIQQINAAVSQMEQVVQQVAANAEESSSAAEELAAQAERLSEIVDDIAGVVEGRTVIRKAEKRTSIAKTIQYTKTQSGIKAASTKPQREEIFSAVSDD; the protein is encoded by the coding sequence ATGAATCTGCGTTCAATGCAATCCAAAATTATCATGCTTTGTTTGGCAGGTGTGGTTTTCACATCGTTGATCATCATAGGCGTGACGTTCATCAAGAAAGAGACTGTCCAAGGTGAAGTCGAAACCGTTCAAAACGACATGGAAACCGTCGTCATCGATATCGCCAAAGGTGAGGCCGGTAAAATCACCAAAGATGTTTATCAAATGTGCGTAGTGATGCAACAGATGCTCGAGAAAAAAGTCGAATCGGACCTCAATGTTGCCCGTAAAGTATTAAATGAAACGGGAGAAACTTCTTTTGCAGAGGAATCAGTTGAATGGGAAGCCATCAACCAGTATTCCAAAGCCTCCTCAAGGGTAAAACTGCCCAAAATGTATGCCGGGAAAACCTGGCTGGGACAGAATACCGAAGTTTCCAGATCATCGCCCGTGGTTGATGAGGTTAAAAACCTGGTGGGCGGAACCTGCACCATATTCCAGCGGATGAATGATAACGGGGATATGCTCCGGGTTTGCACGAATGTCGAAAAACTTGACGGAACCAGGGCAATCGGGACATATATCCCGGCGGTCAATCCGGATGGGACGGCCAATCCGGTTATCTCCGCGGTGATGAGGGGGAACACCTTTACGGGGCGGGCATTCGTCGTTAATGCCTGGTATATAACTTCGTACGAGCCGATAAAGGACGATAACGGCCGGGTGGTCGGAGTTCTTTATGTCGGCATTAAACAGGAAAATGTGGAAAGCCTCCGAAATGGTATAATGGCCATAAATGTTGGTAAGAGCGGTTATGTTTATGTTCTGGGCGGTAGTGGGGATATTAAAGGTCATTATATAATTTCCAAAGGCGGCCAGCGTGACGGTGAGAATATCTGGGAAGCAAAGGATAGCGACGGACGTTATTTCATTCAGGACATTGTCAGCAAAGGTCTCCAGACGGAAAACGGATCGGTGGCTTATGTCACTTATCCCTGGAAAAATACCGGTGATGACAAGGCGCGTAATAAAATTGCGGCAGTGACATACTTCAAGCCCTGGGACTGGGTAATCGGGGCCGGGACATATGAAGACGATTATAAGGATGTCCAGGAACTGGTGCGGCAGTCGAACGGGAAAATTACGGCGGCTATCAACGGCATGGTTATTCTGGCGGCAATTGTAGCGATGGTGCTGGTGATTATTTTTGGTCTTTTATCGTTTTATTTCGGGCACAAAATGGCCGGTCCGCTAAATCAGGCCATCAGCAATTTGACCTCCGGGGCCAGCGAAGTAACCTCAGCCTCCCAGCAAATATCTCAATCCAGTGAAATTCTGGCGGAAGGAGCTTCGGAGCAGTCGGCGGGAATTGAGGAGACCTCGGCCTCGCTCAAGTCGCTGGAAAGCCACGCCAAAGACGGTGCCGCGAAGACACAACAGGCGGCGGCCAATGCCGGTGAGGCCCGTGAATCCGCCAGCCAGGCCGGAGAGGCGATGCAACAGACGGTCAGTGTCATGAGCGATATCAAATCCTCCTCCGATCAAATCTCGGGAATCATTAAAACCATCGAAGAGATTGCCTTTCAGACCAATCTCCTGGCTTTGAATGCGGCTGTCGAAGCGGCTCGTGCCGGAGAGCACGGCAAAGGTTTTGCGGTCGTAGCGGAAGAGGTTCGTAATCTGGCCCAGCGGGCGGCCACGGCGGCCCGCGACACCTCGGACTTAATCCTTGGAAGCACCCAAAAGGCCAATGCCGGAGTGGAAGTGGTCAATAGGGCGGCTCGGGCTCTTACTGAGATAGAGAAACAGATCGAATCAGTCACCAGAATATCAGGGGAAGTCCAGCAATCTTCGGAAGATCAATCGGTCGGTATTCAGCAGATAAATGCGGCTGTCAGCCAGATGGAACAGGTTGTTCAGCAGGTGGCGGCCAATGCCGAGGAGTCATCGTCTGCCGCGGAAGAACTGGCCGCCCAGGCCGAACGGCTTTCCGAAATAGTCGATGATATCGCCGGAGTGGTTGAAGGCCGGACGGTTATCAGAAAAGCCGAAAAGCGGACTTCTATTGCGAAGACAATCCAATACACCAAAACGCAATCCGGCATAAAGGCAGCGTCCACAAAACCTCAACGAGAGGAAATCTTCAGTGCCGTTTCGGATGATTAA
- a CDS encoding isocitrate/isopropylmalate dehydrogenase family protein, with protein sequence MAKYKIAWMPGDGVGIDVMDAARIVLDKLALDAEYVHADIGWEFWCRESNPLPDRTINILKNTDCALFGAITSKPKEEAEAELIPALRGKGLIYSSPIVRLRQEFNLRTNLRPCKAYMGNPLNYQEGIDIVVFRENTEDLYSGVEFFPLPDELREAIKKHNPKMKKFDKHPGNEVAISLRINTKTGCRNIVTDAFEYAQKTGRKTVTVVEKPNVIRETSGLMIRTAREVAKSYPVIDLWETNIDAMCMWLIKNPRDYSVLVTSNMFGDIISDLCAQLVGGLGFASSGNIGDNYAVFEPTHGSAPKYAGKYKVNPMAMLLTVKMMLDWLEETDKAENLEGAIAEVIKEGKVRTYDMGGSSGTLDMARAVAAKL encoded by the coding sequence ATGGCGAAGTATAAAATTGCCTGGATGCCCGGAGACGGTGTCGGTATCGATGTAATGGATGCGGCCAGAATCGTTCTGGATAAACTGGCTTTAGACGCCGAATATGTTCATGCTGATATTGGCTGGGAATTCTGGTGTCGGGAATCGAATCCGTTACCCGATCGAACCATTAACATTCTGAAAAATACCGATTGTGCACTGTTTGGCGCCATTACTTCAAAGCCAAAAGAGGAGGCCGAAGCGGAATTGATTCCCGCATTACGCGGTAAAGGCCTGATTTATTCTTCTCCGATCGTTCGTCTGCGGCAGGAATTCAATCTCCGTACCAATCTCAGGCCTTGCAAGGCCTATATGGGAAATCCTCTTAATTATCAGGAAGGCATTGATATTGTTGTTTTCCGGGAAAATACCGAGGATCTCTATTCGGGGGTGGAGTTTTTCCCGCTTCCAGATGAGCTTCGCGAGGCCATTAAAAAGCACAATCCCAAAATGAAAAAATTCGACAAACACCCGGGAAATGAAGTGGCGATATCGCTTCGAATCAACACCAAAACCGGTTGCCGAAATATTGTTACGGATGCCTTCGAATATGCCCAAAAAACGGGTCGAAAGACGGTCACGGTGGTCGAAAAACCGAATGTAATCCGGGAGACTTCGGGTTTGATGATTCGAACAGCCCGCGAGGTGGCCAAAAGCTATCCCGTGATCGATCTCTGGGAAACCAATATCGACGCCATGTGCATGTGGCTGATCAAGAATCCACGAGATTATTCGGTTCTGGTAACATCGAATATGTTCGGTGATATTATTTCCGATCTTTGCGCCCAACTGGTCGGCGGACTGGGATTCGCATCATCCGGTAATATCGGGGACAATTATGCCGTCTTTGAACCGACTCACGGATCAGCCCCGAAATATGCCGGGAAATACAAAGTCAATCCGATGGCGATGTTGCTGACGGTCAAGATGATGCTTGATTGGCTGGAAGAAACCGATAAGGCCGAAAATCTGGAAGGCGCCATAGCCGAAGTTATCAAGGAAGGCAAGGTCCGCACTTATGATATGGGGGGAAGTTCCGGAACCCTTGATATGGCCCGGGCCGTAGCCGCCAAATTGTAG